The following coding sequences lie in one Cyanobacterium sp. Dongsha4 genomic window:
- a CDS encoding site-2 protease family protein, with protein MNGNIRVGSLFGIPFYINPSWFLILGLMTLTFGTDLAYQTNLPGLVPFLLGLVASLLLFSSVLAHELGHSFVAISQGIEVKSITLFIFGGLAALEKESKTPEQAFLVAIAGPVVSLILFAIFLIIETNFTLPIALQLIVSLLATINLVLALFNMIPGLPLDGGNVLKAIVWKITGNPQKGVIFAGRFGQFFGWTAITIGAMGTLGVIPFGNFWTVLIGWFLLQNAGTAAQSAQLEDKLNHYYAKDAISPESPVIQGNLTIRQFVNEYVIGKQPWRKFLVTDEDGILTGVLHLDDIRAIATSQWNEVFVHQVMKSKEEVKTVVDTLSLLEVVKLLEQQQDLELTVVKENGFVVGLIEKQGIIKFLQSQVA; from the coding sequence ATGAATGGTAACATCAGAGTCGGCAGTTTATTTGGCATTCCTTTTTATATCAATCCCTCATGGTTTTTGATTTTAGGGTTAATGACTTTAACTTTTGGTACAGATTTAGCCTATCAAACAAATTTACCCGGTTTAGTTCCTTTTTTATTGGGATTAGTTGCTTCTTTACTGCTATTTTCTTCCGTTTTAGCCCATGAATTGGGGCATAGTTTTGTAGCAATTAGTCAGGGAATAGAAGTAAAATCAATTACATTGTTTATTTTTGGGGGTCTAGCCGCCCTTGAAAAAGAGTCTAAAACCCCTGAACAGGCTTTTCTCGTGGCGATCGCAGGTCCTGTGGTCAGTTTAATCCTTTTTGCGATTTTCCTCATCATAGAAACGAATTTCACTTTACCTATAGCACTACAACTAATAGTATCTCTCTTAGCAACCATTAACCTTGTCTTGGCATTATTTAATATGATCCCCGGATTACCCTTAGATGGTGGTAATGTATTAAAAGCCATTGTGTGGAAAATTACAGGTAATCCCCAGAAAGGAGTAATTTTTGCGGGGCGTTTTGGACAGTTTTTTGGTTGGACAGCTATTACTATAGGGGCAATGGGAACATTAGGAGTAATTCCTTTTGGTAATTTTTGGACTGTCTTAATTGGTTGGTTTTTACTGCAAAATGCGGGAACGGCGGCACAATCTGCCCAATTAGAAGATAAATTGAATCATTACTACGCTAAAGATGCGATTTCTCCCGAAAGTCCTGTTATTCAAGGTAATTTAACTATCAGACAATTTGTTAACGAATACGTAATTGGCAAACAACCATGGCGTAAATTCCTCGTCACCGATGAAGATGGTATTTTAACAGGTGTGTTGCATCTGGATGACATAAGAGCGATCGCAACTTCTCAATGGAATGAAGTATTTGTACATCAAGTGATGAAATCAAAAGAAGAAGTAAAAACCGTTGTGGATACTTTATCTTTATTGGAAGTGGTTAAACTTTTAGAACAACAGCAGGATTTGGAATTAACAGTAGTTAAAGAAAATGGTTTTGTTGTGGGATTAATTGAGAAACAAGGTATCATTAAGTTTTTACAATCTCAAGTAGCATAA
- the ctpC gene encoding carboxyl-terminal processing protease CtpC: MKITKRGLILGATALAVSSVAMTGIGLRVSQSQAFFEDSPKEIVDEVWQVINRQYVDATFNGEDWRGIRQEYLDKEYSDKEEAYEAVKEMLKKLNDPYTRFMNPEEFKSMQIDTSGELTGVGIQITKEEETNNIVVISPIEDTPAAEAGIISKDIIRKVDGKNTEGMELNDVVSLIRGKPGTQVTLTIEREGKVKDYTLTRAKIEIHPVRARIENTPNLGKIGYIRLVQFSGNAAQEMKDAIELGEKENVNGYILDLRSNPGGLLYSSVEIARMFIDKGRIVSTVDRVGEVDVHNANGSVLTNKPIVVLVDGGSASASEILSGALQDYHRATVVGTQTFGKGLVQSVRGLGDGSGLAVTIAKYLTPKGRDINKEGITPDVVYEMTDAEKEVLIQDRDKIGTPEDAQYRKALEILSQQVAKK, encoded by the coding sequence ATGAAAATTACTAAACGTGGGCTAATTTTGGGAGCAACTGCCTTAGCTGTTTCTAGTGTTGCTATGACAGGTATTGGCTTAAGGGTGTCCCAAAGTCAAGCATTTTTTGAAGATAGCCCCAAAGAAATCGTTGATGAAGTTTGGCAAGTAATTAATAGACAATATGTAGATGCCACTTTTAATGGAGAAGATTGGCGAGGAATTAGACAAGAGTATCTCGACAAGGAATATAGCGATAAGGAAGAAGCCTATGAAGCAGTCAAGGAAATGCTGAAGAAGCTCAATGACCCTTATACTCGTTTTATGAATCCTGAAGAGTTTAAGAGTATGCAAATTGATACTTCAGGAGAGTTAACAGGGGTAGGAATCCAAATCACAAAAGAAGAAGAAACCAATAATATTGTCGTTATTTCTCCCATTGAAGATACTCCTGCGGCTGAGGCTGGTATTATTTCTAAAGATATTATTCGCAAAGTTGATGGTAAAAATACCGAGGGGATGGAGTTGAATGACGTTGTTTCTCTAATTCGTGGCAAACCCGGTACTCAGGTAACGTTAACTATTGAAAGGGAAGGAAAAGTAAAAGATTATACTCTCACTAGAGCCAAAATTGAAATTCATCCTGTAAGAGCAAGAATCGAAAATACTCCTAACTTAGGAAAAATTGGCTATATTCGTTTGGTTCAATTTAGTGGTAATGCCGCCCAAGAAATGAAAGATGCGATCGAACTTGGGGAAAAAGAAAATGTAAATGGTTATATCCTAGATCTGCGATCGAATCCCGGTGGTTTGTTATATTCCAGTGTAGAAATTGCCAGAATGTTTATCGATAAAGGTCGAATCGTCTCTACTGTTGACAGAGTTGGAGAAGTGGATGTTCACAATGCTAATGGTAGCGTTTTAACCAATAAACCTATTGTTGTTCTCGTCGATGGTGGTTCTGCTAGTGCCAGTGAAATTCTCTCCGGTGCATTGCAAGATTATCATAGAGCAACAGTTGTGGGAACACAAACTTTTGGTAAAGGTTTAGTACAATCGGTCAGAGGCTTAGGGGATGGTTCAGGATTAGCGGTAACTATCGCTAAATATCTAACTCCAAAGGGCAGAGACATCAATAAAGAAGGAATAACTCCTGATGTTGTCTATGAAATGACAGATGCGGAAAAAGAAGTTCTGATCCAAGACCGTGATAAAATCGGTACTCCAGAAGATGCTCAATATCGCAAAGCCTTAGAAATACTTTCCCAACAGGTGGCGAAAAAATAA
- a CDS encoding metallophosphoesterase family protein translates to MVVAIKKILQITDTHLDEKSTTHGHNVYDKLAMVFEQTIEKKDFDLIIFSGDISDKGSLNSYEWLAKKTENYNSKIIWMAGNHDNVDNMKQVFNLPFLIDIEKNKLNYQLNLSGINILCLDTNDKLLSDTQIDWLIESTDDNTIIFIHHPPMTCASPFMDNNHSLANWEIIKEKLSTISNKTFRFFCGHYHQESYISYQNIHLFLTPSTMFQIDRHKPHFQIANTLSGYRIIEIFEDKSFKTYCDYIFIT, encoded by the coding sequence ATGGTAGTAGCAATAAAAAAAATATTACAAATCACAGACACTCATCTTGACGAAAAATCCACAACTCATGGGCATAATGTTTATGATAAACTGGCCATGGTTTTTGAGCAAACTATTGAAAAAAAAGATTTTGACTTAATTATTTTTTCTGGGGATATTAGCGATAAGGGTAGTTTAAATTCTTATGAGTGGTTAGCAAAAAAAACAGAAAACTATAACAGTAAAATTATTTGGATGGCAGGTAATCATGATAATGTTGATAACATGAAACAGGTTTTTAATTTGCCGTTTCTGATTGATATTGAAAAAAATAAACTTAACTATCAATTAAATTTGTCAGGCATAAATATTTTATGTTTAGATACTAATGATAAATTACTTTCTGATACTCAAATTGATTGGTTAATTGAATCCACGGATGACAATACAATTATTTTTATCCATCATCCTCCTATGACTTGTGCTTCTCCATTTATGGATAATAACCACTCATTGGCAAACTGGGAAATTATCAAAGAAAAACTCTCAACTATATCAAACAAGACTTTTAGATTTTTTTGTGGACATTATCACCAAGAAAGCTATATTTCCTATCAAAATATACATCTTTTTCTTACTCCATCAACAATGTTTCAAATTGACAGACATAAACCCCATTTTCAAATTGCTAATACTTTATCAGGCTATCGAATAATCGAAATATTTGAGGATAAGTCTTTTAAAACCTATTGTGATTATATTTTTATAACTTAG
- a CDS encoding J domain-containing protein produces the protein MQNLRTPVINYYQVLGISSDASPEDVKKAFRTLARRYHPDVNPGDQNSEEMFKQINEAYDILSDYTKRQQYDSQFLGGKRRFVGSQTKKRPSNGFPFPNANIGGFWQDNVRSSNGASSGNKNSTYRPNSPNIGDFRPGTTKTIKSTPSPRTQPKDIEAKLTLPLTKAYEGGRERIRLEDGRSLEVDMPPCMYHGQKIRLKGQGIKGGDLYLKILIEPHPFFTLQGSDISCEVPLTPSEAIVGGAIEVPTIDGLVKMNVPAGVKSGQRLKLANKGYPNIRGERGDQLVIINIVIPPEVSEEEKELYAKIREVEQFKPRQDFIDLYTHTRL, from the coding sequence ATGCAAAATTTACGGACACCAGTGATTAACTATTACCAAGTATTGGGCATTTCTAGTGATGCCTCTCCTGAAGACGTTAAAAAAGCCTTTCGCACCTTAGCAAGACGCTATCACCCCGATGTTAATCCGGGAGATCAAAATTCTGAGGAAATGTTCAAGCAAATTAATGAAGCCTACGACATCCTATCTGATTACACAAAACGTCAACAGTATGATAGTCAATTTCTGGGTGGCAAACGTAGATTTGTTGGTAGTCAAACGAAAAAACGCCCTAGTAATGGCTTTCCTTTTCCTAATGCTAATATTGGCGGTTTTTGGCAAGATAATGTTCGATCCTCTAATGGTGCTTCCTCTGGTAATAAAAATTCTACTTATCGCCCCAATTCTCCTAATATCGGTGATTTTCGTCCGGGGACTACTAAAACCATCAAGTCCACCCCCTCTCCTCGCACCCAACCCAAAGACATTGAGGCTAAACTGACTTTACCTCTGACTAAAGCCTATGAAGGGGGAAGGGAAAGAATCAGATTGGAAGATGGGCGATCGCTTGAAGTAGATATGCCACCATGTATGTATCATGGGCAAAAAATACGCTTGAAAGGTCAAGGTATTAAAGGAGGAGATTTGTATTTAAAGATTTTAATTGAACCTCATCCCTTTTTCACTCTACAAGGTTCTGATATTTCCTGTGAAGTTCCTTTGACTCCATCTGAAGCAATAGTTGGAGGTGCGATCGAAGTTCCTACCATTGATGGTTTAGTGAAAATGAATGTTCCTGCTGGGGTAAAATCAGGACAAAGATTAAAATTAGCCAATAAAGGTTATCCTAATATACGAGGAGAAAGAGGAGATCAATTAGTTATTATTAATATTGTTATCCCACCTGAAGTGAGCGAGGAGGAGAAGGAGCTATACGCCAAAATCAGGGAAGTGGAACAATTTAAACCCCGTCAAGATTTTATTGATCTTTATACACATACACGATTGTAA